In a genomic window of Curtobacterium sp. MCBD17_035:
- a CDS encoding ATP-binding protein — MVADAAPPVAADPSRSIRPAITATTLERAIAVMLAAAALGFGAVTVPPVLQQLPSLDPVWGLVVALVVCASIVFVGATAVVRRLARTAQIVVAVVFLVALVTWPLTVPGTLPQAQVPWLWWLCNVATIAAAIAFHTWQIAAVYNVLVPVAYVVVRMTPSGGAVSLPRAVLDGVYVIFLGGAALVLIVVIRRAAAAVDAAQATAVQRYARAMREHAIELERVQVDAIVHDSVLTTLLSAARADTPEAKTLAATMARNAIAHLDAAAARGGPAVVPPVPFSAVRSRVVETVGALAAPVDVRSQDVDDRDLPASVAEALAAATLQAAVNSVQHAGDDAVRRWVTLIGIGAAGVRIEIGDDGAGFDPGAVPAERLGVRRSIIERVGVAGGEAQLVSAPGRGTRVVLTWAPAAAPASVPVEAAPSRGGR, encoded by the coding sequence CGCTGACGCCGCACCGCCGGTCGCGGCGGACCCGAGCCGGAGCATCCGGCCGGCCATCACCGCGACCACCCTCGAGCGGGCCATCGCGGTCATGCTCGCCGCGGCGGCCCTCGGGTTCGGCGCGGTCACCGTCCCGCCGGTGCTCCAGCAGCTCCCGTCGCTCGACCCCGTGTGGGGACTCGTCGTGGCGCTCGTCGTCTGCGCCTCGATCGTGTTCGTCGGGGCGACGGCCGTCGTCCGCCGGCTCGCGCGGACCGCGCAGATCGTCGTCGCGGTCGTGTTCCTCGTCGCGCTCGTCACCTGGCCGTTGACGGTGCCGGGGACCCTCCCGCAGGCGCAGGTGCCCTGGCTCTGGTGGTTGTGCAACGTCGCGACGATCGCAGCCGCCATCGCGTTCCACACGTGGCAGATCGCAGCCGTCTACAACGTCCTCGTGCCCGTCGCCTACGTCGTCGTCCGGATGACCCCATCGGGTGGCGCCGTCTCGCTGCCCCGCGCCGTGCTCGACGGCGTGTACGTCATCTTCCTCGGGGGCGCGGCCCTCGTGCTCATCGTCGTGATCCGCCGTGCTGCCGCCGCCGTCGACGCCGCGCAGGCGACCGCGGTGCAGCGCTACGCCCGTGCCATGCGCGAACACGCCATCGAGCTCGAGCGGGTGCAGGTCGACGCCATCGTGCACGACAGCGTGCTCACCACCCTGCTCTCGGCGGCGCGCGCCGACACCCCCGAGGCGAAGACCCTCGCGGCGACGATGGCGCGGAACGCGATCGCCCACCTCGACGCGGCGGCCGCGCGGGGCGGCCCCGCCGTGGTGCCGCCGGTGCCGTTCTCCGCGGTCCGGTCCCGCGTGGTGGAGACCGTCGGGGCGCTCGCCGCCCCCGTGGACGTCCGCTCCCAGGACGTCGACGACCGCGACCTGCCGGCGTCGGTCGCCGAGGCCCTCGCCGCCGCGACCCTGCAGGCCGCGGTGAACAGCGTGCAACACGCGGGCGACGACGCCGTCCGTCGGTGGGTCACGCTCATCGGGATCGGCGCCGCCGGCGTGCGCATCGAGATCGGCGACGACGGCGCCGGGTTCGATCCGGGGGCCGTGCCGGCCGAGCGGCTCGGCGTGCGTCGGTCCATCATCGAGCGCGTCGGGGTCGCCGGCGGGGAGGCGCAGCTCGTCAGCGCGCCCGGTCGCGGCACCCGCGTCGTGCTCACCTGGGCGCCCGCGGCCGCGCCCGCGTCCGTCCCGGTCGAGGCGGCTCCGTCGCGGGGTGGACGATGA